A stretch of the Lolium perenne isolate Kyuss_39 chromosome 3, Kyuss_2.0, whole genome shotgun sequence genome encodes the following:
- the LOC127342934 gene encoding SNF2 domain-containing protein CLASSY 3 translates to MPRQSVEIRRRRALILNDGDDDDGGGRAGEAGAGGAPSSSSQPVAAARGPEIIDIDDDDEEEEEGAEVVADAEVQLGEGGGLVVKEEPPTDSDSGDVDWDELERLYPSDEERSGKASYAGGRRSGGPTGSPGGEVNGATSTSGGASTGRQEGACEVAGEAEEMDLEDDDGAEEGQQDHQEEEDKDEEYEVEEEEDDDDEETEEDEAGDEESEAGEGPGRRGVPSSARAAAGDSATEVFLRRKFEGWLISRVADTANDAGSTVAARTRSRRRCPNRKLLRRGTCSKPYCVDTASSESAWESSESEKAPPRAPAPSSSEEREPGAGGRGSYRRTVTGKRRRRGMKPAHGDDGSDSGGGQGVAAKRRGKYMKNNAELGGGGGEDRGTAARRRGKRAMEPDAAADGHGDDDESDGPFASSRKPKGAYAFKNKDGFGDVTFKNSSLVIPRGQGRRERETYDDLLDTIFEGIENYHNGSAPPDASVPPAQGQGCDTLSLIFSFGDEEEVVVEKTEHEEFVDELFADWDNLVLEEQQQYNDDAAHTHDKDEKSNMDGILADGATSCRCKPGKHVLFLDDQIGIRCKICDYIEMEIRDVFPAMMKDFADREPAADRELDLLFDDILKSIGHEGASDVGGHKTGVVWDLIPGVREDMFPHQQEGFEFMWKRLAGGIDIEQLKQTMNSDTTSGCVISHAPGTGKTRLAITFVQSYLEIFPHCRPVIIAPRGMLATWEQEFRKWKVKLPFHVLSSSDIQWSEDKTIQKLVSRDESLRHKLSANKLSQKSTLMLKLASWYEGSSIIGLSYSLYRNLAKGEGADGKTVRNLLLEKPGLLVLDEGHTPRNKKSLIWKVLAEVSTEKRIILSGTPFQNNFLELYNILCLVKPKFARDFACTRLSKKGQSRAAPHVEEDEGKEFWTSLRIGNITDEHIREIREKLDPFVHIHNGDILQKSLPGLRESVVILNPLPRQKEIIAMMEKSAGKGFLDAEYKISLASIHPFLVTGTKLSDEEASIVEKMQSVRLNPSEGVKTWFVLEIVCLCEALKERVLVFSQYLEPLALIMDQLTRKFKWTEGREILLMSGNVRVKQREALMEAFNDMNSEAKVMLASTKACCEGITLVGASRVVLLDVVWNPSVGRQAIGRAYRIGQEKIVYTYNLIAEGTKEKVKYDRQASKDHMSKLLFSNELQPTGSNQAQEMFSDRVLETMTGREDLKDMFVQISH, encoded by the exons ATGCCGAGGCAGTCCGTCgagatccgccgccgccgcgcgctcaTCCTCAACGACggtgacgacgacgacggcggcggccgaGCGGGGGAGGCTGGCGCGGGCGGCGCGCCGTCATCCTCCTCGCAGCCGGTCGCTGCGGCGCGCGGCCCCGAGATCATCGACatcgacgatgacgacgaggaggaggaggagggggcggaGGTAGTTGCGGACGCTGAGGTCCAGCTTGGCGAGGGCGGGGGGCTTGTCGTCAAGGAGGAGCCTCCCACTGATTCCGACTCCGGCGACGTGGACTGGGACGAGCTCGAGCGCCTCTACCCAAGCGACGAGGAGCGCAGTGGCAAGGCGAGCTATGCTGGGGGTAGGAGGAGCGGCGGCCCCACTGGCTCTCCCGGCGGCGAAGTGAACGGTGCGACTAGCACTAGCGGGGGGGCCAGCACGGGTCGGCAAGAAGGTGCTTGTGAGGTAGCAGGCGAAGCGGAGGAGATGGatctggaggatgacgacggtgCAGAGGAGGGGCAACAAGaccaccaagaggaagaagataaAGATGAAGAGTACGAggtggaagaggaggaagacgacgacgacgaagaaacgGAAGAAGATGAGGCGGGCGACGAGGAATCTGAGGCAGGGGAAGGACCGGGCCGTCGCGGCGTGCCTAGCAGTGCCAGGGCGGCCGCCGGCGACAGCGCCACGGAGGTCTTCCTGAGGCGCAAGTTCGAAGGGTGGCTCATCTCCAGGGTAGCGGACACCGCCAATGACGCCGGCAGCACCGTCGCGGCACGGACGCGGTCACGTCGGAGGTGCCCCAACAGGAAGCTGCTCAGGCGAGGCACCTGCAGCAAGCCGTACTGCGTCGACACGGCGTCGTCGGAGTCCGCCTGGGAGTCGTCAGAGTCAGAGAAGGCGCCACCTCGTGCTCCAGCGCCGTCGTCCAGTGAGGAGCGTGAGCCGGGTGCCGGCGGCCGCGGCAGCTACCGCAGAACGGTGACAGGGAAGAGACGGCGCCGAGGGATGAAACCTGCCCACGGGGATGACGGCTCTGATTCCGGTGGTGGTCAGGGAGTGGCGGCCAAGAGGAGGGGAAAGTACATGAAAAATAATGCTGAactcggcggtggtggcggcgaagATCGGGGAACGGCAGCAAGGAGGAGGGGCAAACGGGCCATGGAACCTGATGCTGCTGCTGATGGACATGGGGACGACGATGAGTCGGACGGACCCTTTGCATCTTCCAGGAAGCCAAAAGGAGCCTACGCCTTCAAGAACAAGGATGGATTCGGCGATGTTACCTTCAAGAATAGCTCCCTCGTCATTCCGAGGGGGCAGGGCCGCAGGGAGCGAGAGACCTACGACGATCTGCTCGACACCATTTTCGAGGGAATCGAGAACTACCACAACGGCTCTGCTCCTCCGGATGCCTCTGTTCCTCCTGCACAAGGACAGGGATGCGACACGTTGTCTTTGATCTTCTCATTcggggatgaagaagaggtggtggTAGAGAAGACAGAGCATGAAGAGTTTGTGGACGAGCTGTTTGCAGACTGGGACAACCTCGTCCTCGAggagcaacagcaatacaacgaTGACGCTGCCCATACCCACGACAAG GATGAAAAGAGCAATATGGATGGAATTCTTGCTGATGGAGCAACTTCATGCAGATGCAAGCCAGGGAAACATGTTCTCTTTCTTGATGACCAAATAGGTATTAGATGCAAAATCTGCGATTATATTGAAATGGAAATTAGAGACGTATTCCCCGCTATG ATGAAGGACTTTGCGGACAGGGAACCGGCAGCTGACCGGGAGTTGGACTTGCTCTTTGATGATATCCTAAAATCAATTGGACATGAAGGAGCGAGTGACGTCGGTGGTCACAAAACTGGCGTTGTCTGGGATCTCATTCCCGGGGTACGCGAAGACATGTTTCCACACCAGCAGGAAGGCTTTGAGTTCATGTGGAAAAGACTTGCAGGGGGAATCGACATTGAACAGCTGAAGCAGACCATGAACAGTGATACTACAAGTGGCTGTGTGATTTCTCATGCCCCAGGGACCGGCAAGACCCGGCTAGCAATTACATTTGTGCAATCTTACCTGGAGATTTTCCCGCACTGCAGGCCAGTGATAATTGCTCCCAGGGGTATGCTGGCTACATGGGAGCAGGAGTTCAGAAAATGGAAGGTGAAGCTCCCTTTCCATGTGCTGAGTTCTAGTGATATTCAGTGGAGTGAAGACAAGACCATCCAGAAACTGGTTTCACGAGATGAAAGTCTGCGGCACAAGTTGTCTGCGAACAAACTGAGCCAGAAATCTACGCTAATGCTGAAGCTGGCATCCTGGTATGAAGGCAGCAGCATCATTGGTCTGAGCTACTCGCTTTACAGGAATCTTGCCAAGGGTGAAGGCGCCGACGGGAAAACGGTGAGGAATCTTCTTCTTGAGAAGCCTGGCTTGTTGGTCCTCGATGAGGGGCACACACCAAGGAACAAGAAGAGCCTAATCTGGAAAGTCCTTGCAGAAGTCAGCACCGAAAAGCGGATAATTCTATCAGGGACTCCATTCCAGAACAACTTCCTAGAGCTCTATAACATCTTGTGCCTTGTTAAACCGAAATTTGCAAGGGATTTTGCTTGTACAAGACTCAGCAAGAAAGGACAATCAAGAGCAGCACCTCACGTGGAGGAGGATGAAGGCAAGGAATTCTGGACTTCACTGAGGATAGGTAACATAACAGATGAGCATATCCGTGAAATACGGGAAAAGCTGGACCCTTTTGTGCACATACATAATGGTGACATTCTTCAGAAGTCTCTTCCTGGACTGAGAGAATCTGTTGTGATTCTGAACCCTCTTCCCCGTCAGAAGGAAATCATCGCAATGATGGAGAAAAGTGCAGGGAAGGGTTTTCTTGATGCAGAATACAAGATATCTCTTGCATCCATACACCCGTTCCTTGTCACGGGCACAAAACTGTCAGACGAAGAAGCATCTATTGTGGAGAAGATGCAGAGTGTACGGCTGAACCCAAGCGAAGGAGTCAAGACATGGTTCGTCCTGGAGATTgtctgtctttgcgaagcattgaAAGAAAGAGTGCTCGTGTTCAGCCAGTACCTTGAACCACTGGCCCTGATCATGGATCAGCTGACCAGAAAGTTTAAATGGACTGAAGGCAGGGAGATACTGTTGATGAGTGGAAATGTGCGTGTGAAACAGCGCGAAGCCTTGATGGAAGCCTTCAATGACATGAACAGCGAGGCTAAGGTGATGCTTGCATCAACCAAGGCCTGTTGCGAAGGCATAACTCTTGTTGGTGCATCGCGTGTCGTTCTCCTCGATGTCGTGTGGAATCCTTCTGTTGGAAGGCAGGCGATTGGCCGAGCCTATAGAATCGGTCAGGAGAAGATTGTGTATACATACAATCTGATCGCGGAAGGAACAAAGGAGAAGGTCAAATATGACAGACAAGCTTCGAAGGATCACATGTCCAAACTACTGTTTTCAAATGAACTGCAGCCTACAGGGAGCAACCAGGCACAAGAAATGTTCAGTGACAGGGTTTTGGAAACTATGACTGGACGCGAAGACCTCAAAGACATGTTTGTGCAGATTTCGCATTGA
- the LOC127342935 gene encoding acyl transferase 5, with product MAAAAAAPTVAKSPPVLVPPAGPTPGGVLPLSSIDKTAAVRVSVDFIQVFPPSSSDGAAGDQVAAMREGFARALVPYYPVAGRIGEPSPGDLVVDCTGEGVWFVEAAASCSLADVNGLERPLLIPKTELIPRPPPEEKLEDLILMAQVTKFTCGGFAVGICFSHLVFDGQGAAQFLKAAGELARGLPAPSVAPVWDREAIPDPPKLPRGPPPSFTAFNFVTQVVEISPENIARIKDEFKAATGGQTCSTFDAVTAVIFKCRALAVELPDDAEVRLGFAASTRHLLQGVLPSVDGYYGNCVYPVGITRSSKTIREAALPEVVSVMREAKEALTVRFTDWMHGDAKGDHYNVPLDYGTVTVSDWSRVGFNEVDYGFGEPGYVFTLNDDVNIVASVIYLKPPTPKRGIRLMLRCVEEPHAAVFAQELAKYA from the exons atggccgccgccgccgccgcgcccaccGTCGCCAAGTCGCCGCCGGTGCTCGTCCCTCCAGCGGGACCCACCCCGGGTGGCGTGCTGCCGCTCTCCTCCATCGACAAGACCGCCGCCGTCCGCGTCTCGGTCGACTTCATCCAGGTCTTCCCCCCGTCTTCTTCCGATGGGGCCGCCGGGGACCAGGTGGCCGCGATGCGCGAAGGGTTCGCGAGGGCGCTGGTGCCGTACTACCCGGTTGCCGGCCGCATCGGGGAGCCgtccccgggcgacctcgtggtGGACTGCACCGGCGAGGGCGTCTGGTTCGTGGAGGCCGCCGCGAGCTGCTCGCTCGCCGACGTCAACGGCCTCGAGCGCCCGCTGCTCATCCCCAAGACGGAGCTCATCCCCCGCCCTCCCCCGGAAGAGAAGCTCGAGGACCTCATCCTCATGGCCCAG GTCACGAAATTCACCTGCGGCGGATTCGCCGTCGGGATCTGCTTCAGCCACCtggtgttcgacgggcagggcgcgGCGCAGTTCCTCAAGGCGGCGGGCGAGCTGGCCCGGGGGCTCCCGGCGCCGTCGGTGGCCCCGGTGTGGGACCGCGAAGCGATCCCGGACCCGCCCAAGCTGCCACGCGGGCCGCCGCCGTCGTTCACGGCGTTCAACTTCGTGACCCAGGTGgtcgagatctcgccggagaacATCGCGCGCATCAAGGACGAGTTCAAGGCCGCGACCGGGGGGCAAACCTGCTCTACCTTTGACGCTGTGACGGCCGTGATTTTCAAGTGCCGTGCGTTGGCGGTGGAGCTACCCGACGACGCTGAAGTCCGGCTCGGCTTTGCCGCCAGCACGAGGCACCTCCTCCAGGGCGTGCTGCCGTCAGTGGACGGCTACTATGGCAACTGCGTGTACCCTGTGGGCATCACCCGGAGCAGCAAGACCATCCGGGAGGCGGCGCTGCCGGAGGTGGTCAGCGTGATGCGTGAGGCCAAGGAGGCGCTCACCGTGCGCTTCACGGACTGGATGCACGGCGACGCCAAGGGCGACCACTACAATGTGCCCCTGGACTACGGCACCGTCACGGTGTCTGACTGGAGCCGGGTTGGGTTCAACGAGGTGGACTACGGCTTCGGCGAGCCGGGGTACGTGTTCACACTCAATGACGACGTCAACATCGTCGCGTCGGTGATCTACCTGAAACCCCCGACGCCCAAGCGCGGGATCCGGCTCATGCTCCGCTGCGTGGAGGAGCCACATGCCGCTGTATTCGCCCAAGAGCTTGCCAAGTACGCTTAA